A section of the Triticum dicoccoides isolate Atlit2015 ecotype Zavitan chromosome 7A, WEW_v2.0, whole genome shotgun sequence genome encodes:
- the LOC119331754 gene encoding 1,4-alpha-glucan-branching enzyme, chloroplastic/amyloplastic-like isoform X3, whose product MLCLASSSASPSVPPRPSYPAAVRPGPGISGGGGAGGNVRLSVVPVPSSLRWSWPLKANSKISVPETAREHKTVATEDGVSHLPIYDLDPKLAEFKNHFNYRMRRYHYQKHLIEKHEGSLEEFSRGYLKFGINAEPGATVYREWAPAAMEAQLVGDFNSWNGFEHMMTKDNFGVWSIKIPHVEGRPAIPHNSKVKFRFRHDGVWVERIPAWIRYAIVNTSKFGAPYDGVHWDPPTSERYVFKHPRPRKPDTPRIYEAHVGMSGEKPEVYREFADNVLPRIRAKNYNTVQLMAIMEHSYYASFGYHVTNFFAVSSKSGTPEDLKYLVDKAHSLGLRVLMDVVHGHASKNVTDGLNGYDVGQSAQESYFYTGDRGYHKLWDSRLFNYTNWEVLRFLLSNLRYWMDEFMFDGFRFDGVTSMLYNHHGINTSFTGNYKEYFGLDTNVDAIIYMMLANHLIHKVLPEATIIAEDVSGMPVLCRPVDEGGVGFDYRQAMAIPERWADYLKNKDVHEFSMSGISQTLNNRNKDQDAIETTIAQQTTPRSTLDVASEIPPHISSTSTFEHNSQLETSPLKLPIIQALEALLLAERQGAAALRDATDIMRRQIEQSDALLTKTKQEMDEVRKKQAKTDQILRLLISGAQGNPTS is encoded by the exons ATGCTCTgcctcgcctcctcctccgcctcgccctctGTCCCGCCGCGCCCCTCCTATCCCGCTGCTGTCCGGCCCGGTCCGGGGATCTCG ggtggcggcggcgccggcggcaatGTGCGGCTGAGCGTGGTGCCCGTGCCGTCTTCGCTTCGCTGGTCGTGGCCATTGAAG GCCAATAGCAAGATTTCTGTTCCCGAGACTGCGCGGGAACACAAAACTGTGGCAACAGAAGATGGTGTCAGCCACCTTCCCATATACGATCTGGACCCGAAGCTGGCCGAATTCAAGAACCACTTCAATTATAGGATGAGAAGGTATCACTACCAGAAACATTTGATTGAGAAACATGAGGGTAGCCTTGAAGAATTCTCTAGAG GCTATTTGAAGTTTGGGATCAACGCAGAACCTGGTGCAACGGTATACCGGGAATGGGCCCCTGCAGCAAT GGAAGCACAACTTGTTGGTGACTTCAACAGCTGGAATGGTTTTGAGCACATGATGACGAAGGATAATTTTGGAGTTTGGTCAATCAAGATTCCTCATGTCGAGGGGAGACCTGCCATCCCTCACAATTCCAAGGTTAAATTTCGATTTAGGCATGATGGAGTATGGGTTGAACGGATCCCCGCATGGATTCGTTATGCAATTGTTAATACCTCTAAATTTGGAGCTCCATACGATGGTGTTCATTGGGATCCACCAACTAGTGAAAG GTATGTGTTTAAGCATCCTCGACCTCGAAAGCCTGATACACCACGTATCTATGAGGCGCATGTGGGGATGAGTGGTGAAAAGCCTGAAGTATACAGAGAATTTGCAGACAATGTGTTACCACGTATAAGGGCGAAAAACTATAACACGGTCCAGCTAATGGCAATCATGGAACATTCCTACTATGCTTCTTTTGGGTATCATGTGACGAATTTCTTCGCGGTTAGCAGCAAATCAGGCACTCCAGAGGACCTCAAATATCTTGTTGACAAGGCACATAGTTTAGGATTGCGTGTTCTAATGGATGTTGTCCACGGCCATGCAAGCAAAAATGTGACAGATGGTCTAAATGGCTATGATGTTGGTCAAAGCGCACAAGAGTCATATTTCTACACAGGAGACAGGGGCTATCATAAACTGTGGGATAGCCGGCTGTTCAACTATACCAATTGGGAGGTCTTAAGATTTCTTCTTTCCAATCTGAGATATTGGATGGACGAATTCATGTTTGATGGCTTCAGATTTGATGGGGTTACATCCATGCTATACAATCACCATGGAATCAATACGTCGTTCACTGGAAATTACAAGGAGTATTTTGGTTTGGATACCAATGTAGATGCAATCATTTACATGATGCTGGCTAACCATTTAATACACAAAGTCCTGCCAGAAGCAACTATTATTGCTGAAGATGTTTCAGGCATGCCAGTTCTTTGTCGGCCAGTTGACGAAGGTGGAGTAGGGTTTGACTATCGCCAGGCTATGGCTATTCCAGAGAGATGGGCCGACTACTTGAAAAACAAAGATGTCCATGAATTCTCAATGAGTGGAATATCACAGACTTTGAATAACAGGAACAAAGATCAG gatgcaattgaaactacgATTGCACAACAGACGACCCCAAGATCAACTTTGGATGTTGCTTCCGAGATACCCCCCCACATAAGTTCCACAAGCACGTTCGAACATAATTCCCAATTAGAGACAAGCCCATTGAAGTTGCCAATTATTCAAGCTCTTGAGGCTCTACTACTGGCTGAAAGACAGGGTGCAGCTGCACTCCGAGATGCAACTGACATCATGAGGAGGCAAATAGAGCAATCAGATGCACTCCTCACCAAAACCAAAcaagagatggatgaagttagaaagaagCAAGCGAAGACCGACCAAATTCTTAGGCTTCTAATATCCGGAGCTCAGGGCAATCCCACATCATAA